In Arthrobacter citreus, a single genomic region encodes these proteins:
- a CDS encoding ABC transporter substrate-binding protein, translated as MKKRFFSFMALGLALTLTACNSNEVSKSSVKPTKQYDLAKRSYEFKEAPNNVAVLSSGDLDIVRSLGGRIVGRPTSIMPTTDPELKDIVEIGNIHQPKFEEIASVKADVLFAGKAFANNIDKVESQGTKVVVTSGNSINEIKQSITLIGNVLNKDKEASVLTSQIDKQMKEYGSDKKTTKALIVYGAGTDFLIALPTSLSGDVLDKVGGENIASEFTEDKTMPGYAQISAERIIEKNPDVIFMISHGDPEATKKAFEKQMLHNKAWSTLNAVKKNQIIFLPPNLFAVNPGTGITEALKFMNDELVKVQ; from the coding sequence GTTAAACCAACAAAACAATATGATTTAGCAAAGCGTTCATACGAATTCAAAGAGGCTCCTAACAACGTTGCGGTCTTAAGTTCAGGGGATTTAGATATTGTTAGATCATTAGGTGGCAGAATTGTAGGTAGGCCAACATCAATCATGCCTACAACAGATCCAGAATTAAAAGACATTGTAGAAATAGGGAATATCCATCAACCCAAATTTGAAGAAATTGCTAGTGTTAAAGCTGATGTACTATTTGCAGGTAAGGCATTTGCGAATAACATAGATAAAGTGGAGTCACAAGGAACGAAGGTTGTTGTAACATCTGGCAATTCAATCAATGAAATTAAGCAAAGTATTACATTGATTGGTAATGTATTAAATAAAGATAAAGAAGCAAGTGTTTTAACTAGTCAAATAGATAAACAAATGAAAGAATATGGTTCAGACAAAAAAACAACAAAGGCATTAATCGTATATGGTGCAGGAACTGACTTTCTAATAGCATTACCAACTTCTCTTTCAGGGGATGTATTAGATAAAGTTGGTGGTGAAAACATTGCTTCAGAATTTACTGAAGATAAAACAATGCCAGGATATGCGCAAATTAGTGCAGAACGAATAATTGAAAAAAATCCAGATGTCATTTTTATGATCTCGCACGGTGATCCAGAGGCTACAAAAAAAGCATTTGAAAAGCAGATGTTACATAATAAAGCATGGAGTACATTAAACGCAGTTAAAAAGAATCAAATTATATTTTTACCACCAAACTTATTTGCAGTAAATCCTGGAACTGGAATAACTGAAGCACTGAAATTTATGAATGATGAGTTAGTTAAGGTACAATAA
- a CDS encoding M20/M25/M40 family metallo-hydrolase: MDKMRWNTPELLKSLLSELVSWKSISLTEGERQFPINLYKKLSDLQYFKDSSDQLKLHNSNKGRKFLTALYKHPEVKDTICLISHFDTVNTEEYGELETLSTKTEELTKAFYERLSELSTEVQNDLKSGEYLFGRGTMDMKMGLAMHMSIIEKASIEKWPINLLLVTVPDEEVNSDGMRDAVSTLVNLKEEYDLNYKLFLNGEPVFTQEPGDPKYYTYSGTIGKIMPAALFYGKETHAGEPLSGITSPYIASFLTRKMEWNDEFQESDFDETTPLPVTLQQKDLRLEYSTQTPFRSGALYNVFLMKRNASEVFNLFEKIAQQAADECNLEYENICKKHHVNPIGKVKVLQYRELHNYASEKLGQNYIMELKKEINAHNEWDDREKSFRIADHLMIECQELAPAIIILFAPPYYPAINSTGNELVEQCIKFSSELAINQFNLLVKRIHYFNGICDLSYVNYSDTSNGWIAFEQNTPVWGDCYTLPFDLMGKLNAPVLNIGPFGKDAHKLTERLHMKNAFEEVPFIVEEVIRMVSKM; this comes from the coding sequence ATGGATAAAATGCGATGGAATACACCTGAACTCTTAAAATCATTATTATCAGAGCTAGTTAGTTGGAAAAGTATTAGCCTAACAGAGGGAGAACGTCAATTTCCGATTAACTTATATAAAAAGTTAAGTGACTTACAATATTTCAAAGATTCATCAGATCAATTGAAGTTACATAATTCAAATAAAGGTCGGAAATTTTTAACGGCTTTATATAAACATCCAGAAGTAAAAGATACAATTTGTCTTATAAGTCATTTTGATACGGTAAACACAGAAGAATATGGAGAGTTAGAAACTTTATCTACTAAAACTGAGGAGTTAACAAAAGCTTTCTATGAACGTCTTAGTGAGTTATCTACAGAAGTTCAGAATGATTTAAAATCCGGTGAGTATTTATTTGGTCGAGGCACAATGGATATGAAAATGGGACTTGCGATGCATATGAGTATAATTGAGAAGGCAAGTATTGAGAAATGGCCGATCAATCTTCTATTAGTAACGGTTCCTGATGAAGAGGTTAATTCGGATGGCATGCGTGATGCGGTTTCAACACTTGTAAATCTTAAAGAGGAATATGATTTAAATTACAAATTGTTTTTGAACGGGGAGCCAGTGTTTACACAGGAACCAGGCGATCCAAAGTATTATACATACTCTGGTACAATCGGTAAAATCATGCCAGCAGCACTATTTTATGGAAAAGAAACACATGCGGGAGAACCGTTAAGTGGTATAACATCTCCATATATTGCTTCATTTTTAACTAGAAAAATGGAATGGAATGACGAATTTCAAGAGTCTGATTTTGATGAAACTACGCCTTTACCAGTTACGTTACAACAAAAGGACTTGAGGTTAGAGTATTCCACTCAAACCCCGTTTCGTTCAGGCGCGCTGTATAATGTATTTTTAATGAAAAGAAATGCTTCTGAAGTTTTTAATCTATTCGAAAAAATAGCCCAGCAAGCTGCTGATGAATGTAATCTTGAATATGAAAATATATGTAAAAAACATCATGTGAATCCCATTGGAAAAGTAAAAGTTCTGCAGTATAGGGAGTTGCATAACTATGCTTCTGAAAAACTAGGACAGAACTATATTATGGAACTTAAAAAGGAAATTAATGCTCATAATGAGTGGGATGATCGTGAAAAATCTTTTAGAATTGCTGATCATTTAATGATTGAATGTCAGGAGCTTGCACCAGCGATTATCATTTTGTTTGCACCACCATATTATCCAGCTATTAATTCCACTGGAAATGAATTAGTCGAACAATGTATTAAGTTTTCTTCTGAACTTGCTATTAATCAGTTTAATTTGCTAGTAAAAAGAATTCACTATTTTAATGGAATTTGTGATTTAAGTTATGTTAATTACAGTGACACATCTAACGGATGGATAGCATTTGAGCAAAACACACCAGTATGGGGGGATTGCTATACATTACCATTTGATTTAATGGGAAAATTAAATGCCCCTGTATTAAATATTGGGCCATTCGGAAAGGATGCCCATAAGTTAACTGAGCGACTGCATATGAAAAATGCATTTGAAGAAGTACCTTTTATAGTAGAAGAAGTAATCCGTATGGTAAGTAAAATGTAG
- the cysT gene encoding sulfate ABC transporter permease subunit CysT, whose translation MNLLKTRKRILPGFGLTFGFSILYLSFFIFLPISMLFLHSFDIGWTKFFKIVTDPRVLMSYKVSFGTAFIAAILNAVFGLLVAWVLVRYRFPGKRIVDAFIDLPFALPTAVAGITLTTLYSPSGWIGRLFSFKIAYTPLGIIIALTFIGLPFVVRMVQPVLENFHKDVEEAAASLGANRLQIFWKIIFPGILPALLTGFSLAFARSLGEYGSVVFISGNMPMKTEITPLLIMTKLEQYDYAGATALAVVLLVISFLLLLLISIFQRYSNRAFVQGGKS comes from the coding sequence ATAAATTTGCTAAAGACAAGAAAGAGAATCTTACCTGGGTTCGGTTTAACATTTGGATTTTCAATATTGTATTTAAGTTTTTTTATTTTTTTACCAATATCGATGTTATTTCTACACTCTTTTGATATAGGGTGGACTAAATTTTTTAAAATTGTAACCGATCCTAGAGTACTAATGTCATATAAAGTTAGTTTTGGAACAGCCTTTATTGCTGCGATCTTAAACGCTGTCTTTGGTTTATTAGTAGCCTGGGTGCTTGTACGATATCGTTTTCCAGGGAAGAGAATTGTAGATGCTTTCATTGATTTACCATTTGCATTACCGACTGCAGTAGCCGGTATTACTTTAACTACTTTGTATTCTCCAAGTGGTTGGATTGGAAGACTATTTTCTTTCAAAATAGCTTATACACCTTTAGGTATTATTATTGCTCTTACTTTTATTGGATTACCATTTGTAGTAAGAATGGTGCAACCTGTGCTAGAGAATTTCCATAAAGATGTTGAGGAAGCAGCTGCAAGTTTAGGCGCAAACCGTTTACAAATTTTTTGGAAGATAATATTCCCAGGAATCTTACCAGCCTTGTTAACTGGTTTTTCATTAGCTTTTGCGAGGTCTTTAGGGGAATATGGGTCTGTTGTATTTATTTCTGGAAATATGCCTATGAAAACTGAAATAACCCCTTTATTGATCATGACAAAATTAGAGCAATACGATTATGCAGGGGCAACTGCACTAGCAGTTGTATTATTAGTTATTTCTTTCCTTCTATTATTATTGATTAGTATTTTTCAACGATACTCTAATCGGGCATTTGTTCAAGGGGGTAAGAGTTAG
- a CDS encoding SDR family oxidoreductase, producing MMKSYETVLITGASGGIGKELAFLFAKDGFNLVLVARSYENLLKVKSEIESYSNNKIHLFSKDLSKENEITSLQKELIEEKIQIDYLVNNAGFGLFGEFVNTSLDEELNMIDLNIRTVTHLTKLFLKGMVERNKGGVMNIASTAAFQPGPLMAVYYATKSYVLSFSEALSNELKGTNVKITAVCPGATETNFGDRANMHESKLFQSGVGNVKDVAKVAYKGFNDEKTIVIPGVTNKILATSVRFMPRKLVTNVVRSIQRRI from the coding sequence ATGATGAAATCATATGAGACAGTTTTAATTACAGGTGCATCTGGAGGTATTGGAAAAGAACTAGCTTTTCTATTTGCAAAAGATGGATTTAATTTAGTTTTAGTTGCGAGATCGTATGAAAATTTACTGAAAGTAAAAAGTGAAATTGAATCTTATTCTAATAATAAGATTCATCTATTTTCAAAAGATTTATCAAAAGAAAATGAGATTACTTCACTACAGAAAGAATTAATTGAAGAAAAAATTCAAATCGATTATTTAGTGAATAATGCGGGGTTCGGATTGTTTGGAGAGTTCGTAAATACAAGTTTAGATGAAGAATTAAATATGATTGATTTAAATATCCGTACAGTAACACATCTTACAAAATTATTTTTAAAAGGTATGGTTGAGCGAAATAAAGGTGGAGTGATGAATATAGCATCTACAGCCGCATTTCAACCTGGACCATTAATGGCAGTTTATTATGCAACAAAGTCATACGTACTTTCCTTTTCCGAAGCACTTTCAAATGAATTAAAAGGAACAAATGTAAAGATAACAGCTGTTTGCCCAGGAGCAACTGAAACAAATTTTGGAGATCGTGCTAACATGCATGAATCAAAATTATTCCAAAGTGGAGTAGGGAATGTAAAAGATGTTGCAAAAGTAGCATATAAGGGATTCAATGATGAAAAGACAATTGTAATTCCTGGAGTAACTAATAAAATACTTGCGACATCTGTTCGTTTCATGCCAAGAAAATTAGTCACGAACGTCGTAAGGTCGATTCAAAGAAGAATATAA
- a CDS encoding transcriptional repressor, translating to MKLADASKLLKERGFKNTPKRYDMLEYIFRQNKYVTARDIQQALKDKYKGLSFDTIYRNLSTFIEVDVVEVTELDGEKRFRSKCSSSEHHHHFICLDCGNTKSIYRCPMDNLSVDLPGYTVQSHKFEIYGLCPECS from the coding sequence ATGAAATTAGCAGATGCATCAAAGCTATTAAAAGAAAGAGGATTTAAAAACACGCCTAAACGATATGATATGCTTGAATATATTTTTAGGCAAAATAAATATGTAACTGCAAGAGATATTCAACAAGCACTTAAAGATAAATACAAAGGGCTTAGCTTCGATACAATTTATCGTAATTTATCCACATTTATCGAAGTGGATGTAGTTGAAGTTACAGAACTAGATGGAGAAAAACGATTTCGTTCAAAATGTTCTTCATCAGAACATCACCATCATTTTATTTGCTTAGATTGTGGAAATACAAAAAGTATATATAGATGCCCTATGGACAATTTATCTGTTGATTTACCTGGCTATACAGTACAAAGCCATAAATTTGAAATATACGGTCTTTGTCCAGAATGTAGTTAA
- a CDS encoding metal ABC transporter ATP-binding protein: MSQDIIKIEDLSYSYERQKVLKDINLLVKKGDFLGLVGPNGSGKSTLLKCILGIQQPDEGKIELFGTDIRKMKNWDKIGYVSQKANSFNSGFPASVFEVVSLGLVSKIGLFNGFKKSDKQKVAEALKSVGMYEFANRNIGELSGGQQQRVFIARALVSDPELLILDEPTVGVDAENVESFYQLLSDLNSKLGITLLLVSHDIGIITDKVSHVACLNKRLHFHGSREKFKDATEKDLSLLYGHSVHVLSHNHEHEDGGDRT, encoded by the coding sequence ATGAGTCAAGATATTATAAAAATTGAAGATTTGTCTTATAGTTATGAACGCCAAAAGGTATTAAAAGACATAAATCTTCTTGTAAAAAAAGGAGACTTTTTAGGATTAGTTGGTCCGAACGGCAGCGGTAAATCAACTCTTCTAAAATGTATATTAGGTATTCAACAACCGGATGAAGGAAAAATTGAATTATTCGGCACAGATATTCGAAAGATGAAAAATTGGGATAAGATTGGATATGTTTCGCAAAAAGCAAACAGTTTTAATTCAGGCTTTCCAGCTTCCGTTTTTGAGGTAGTATCTTTAGGCCTTGTTTCAAAAATTGGATTATTTAATGGATTTAAAAAATCTGATAAACAAAAAGTTGCCGAAGCATTAAAATCAGTTGGAATGTATGAGTTTGCGAACCGTAATATTGGTGAACTATCAGGTGGCCAGCAACAGCGTGTTTTTATAGCTCGAGCACTTGTTAGTGATCCGGAATTATTAATATTAGACGAACCAACAGTAGGAGTAGATGCTGAAAATGTAGAAAGCTTTTACCAATTACTAAGTGATTTAAATTCGAAACTTGGTATTACGTTATTATTAGTTTCTCATGATATAGGCATTATTACTGATAAAGTATCACATGTTGCATGTTTAAATAAGAGACTTCATTTCCATGGTAGTCGAGAGAAATTTAAAGATGCCACAGAGAAGGATTTATCACTTTTATACGGTCACTCTGTACATGTACTGTCTCATAATCACGAACATGAAGATGGAGGTGATCGAACATGA
- a CDS encoding sulfate ABC transporter substrate-binding protein has protein sequence MVGAKTWIIGSVVAVLAVSGILYSTLKDDSSEVTNGNVANKKVELLNVSYDPTRELYENYNKAFSKYWEKEHHQTVTIKQSHGGSGKQARAVIDGLDADVVTLALGYDIDSINEKAQLLSPNWQKEFNYNSTPYTSTIVFLVRKGNPKNIKDWDDLTKKGVQVITPNPITSGGARWNYLAAWGYADKKYDGDEKKIKAFMKKLYKNVPVLDTGARGSTTTFVEKGIGDVLIAWENEALLSVKELGEGNYKIVYPSISILAEPPVAVVDKNVKAKKTEKVAKAYLSYLYSKEGQKIIAENYYRPRNQEILAKYSKQYPSIPMLTIDKDFGGWSKAQAKHFNDGGIFDQIYQ, from the coding sequence ATAGTGGGGGCAAAAACTTGGATTATTGGCTCGGTTGTTGCAGTTTTGGCTGTTTCTGGAATCTTATATTCGACTTTAAAAGACGATAGTAGTGAGGTAACGAATGGAAATGTGGCAAATAAAAAAGTAGAATTACTAAATGTTTCATATGATCCGACCCGTGAATTATATGAAAACTATAATAAAGCGTTTAGTAAATATTGGGAAAAAGAGCATCACCAAACAGTGACAATTAAACAGTCTCATGGAGGTTCGGGAAAGCAAGCTAGGGCAGTAATTGATGGTTTAGATGCTGATGTTGTTACACTTGCTCTAGGTTATGATATTGATTCAATCAACGAAAAGGCACAACTATTATCACCTAATTGGCAAAAAGAATTTAATTATAATTCAACACCATATACTTCAACTATTGTTTTCTTAGTAAGGAAAGGCAATCCAAAAAATATTAAGGATTGGGATGATCTAACTAAGAAAGGTGTTCAAGTAATTACTCCAAACCCTATAACTTCTGGTGGTGCAAGATGGAATTACCTAGCTGCTTGGGGTTATGCAGATAAAAAATATGATGGTGATGAGAAAAAAATTAAAGCATTTATGAAGAAATTATATAAGAATGTACCTGTTTTAGATACTGGCGCGCGTGGCTCAACAACTACATTTGTTGAAAAAGGGATTGGGGACGTACTAATTGCATGGGAAAATGAAGCTCTTTTATCTGTTAAAGAATTAGGCGAAGGGAATTATAAAATTGTTTATCCATCTATTAGTATTCTTGCTGAGCCACCAGTTGCAGTTGTAGATAAAAATGTAAAGGCAAAGAAAACTGAAAAAGTAGCGAAAGCCTATCTATCTTATCTATATAGTAAAGAAGGTCAAAAAATCATTGCAGAAAATTACTATCGTCCTAGAAATCAAGAAATACTTGCTAAATATAGTAAACAATATCCTAGTATACCAATGTTGACAATCGATAAAGATTTTGGAGGATGGAGTAAGGCACAAGCGAAGCATTTTAATGATGGTGGAATATTTGACCAAATTTATCAATAA
- a CDS encoding VOC family protein: MSLELIPYLIMDGNASEAINFYEKALDAKVLFSQTYGDVPGDTDGKIPADAKELIMHATIQIGESVLMLSDTYPGYPFQSGNQVTICISTNDIEISKRFFEGLSVGGQVELPLQDTGFSPCYGKVVDKFGVLFQVFTHPAGQ, from the coding sequence ATGTCATTAGAATTAATCCCTTATTTAATCATGGATGGAAACGCAAGTGAAGCAATAAATTTTTATGAAAAAGCTCTTGATGCAAAGGTACTTTTTAGTCAAACTTACGGAGATGTTCCAGGAGACACTGACGGAAAAATTCCAGCAGATGCTAAAGAATTAATCATGCATGCAACAATCCAAATTGGCGAATCAGTATTAATGCTTTCAGATACATATCCAGGTTATCCATTTCAAAGTGGGAATCAAGTCACTATTTGTATATCTACAAATGATATTGAAATTTCAAAACGATTTTTCGAAGGCCTTTCAGTTGGAGGTCAAGTAGAGTTACCTCTACAAGATACAGGTTTTAGCCCGTGCTACGGTAAAGTTGTAGACAAATTTGGTGTATTATTCCAAGTATTTACCCACCCTGCTGGGCAGTAA
- the cysW gene encoding sulfate ABC transporter permease subunit CysW translates to MERELNIERKLTLNSHTKKGIKLKGKSFQIILTSIVILFLALFLFLPLVSIFIKALQDGFGVYKETIVNDETLAAIKLTFIVTIITLPLNAIFGVSIAWATTKFNFKGKNLLVTLIELPFAVSPVVTGFLFVLLFSPNNGVFGGWLKEHNLKVIFSTPGIVLATIFVTLPFVAKELIAVMQATGSAEEEAALTLGANGWHIFWKVTLPKIKWGLLYGIILCNARAVGEFGAVSVVSGHIRGETITMPLHIENLYNEYQFPQAYTVASLMSIFAILTLVIKNIIEWKVQKAEKQ, encoded by the coding sequence ATGGAAAGAGAGTTAAATATTGAGAGAAAATTAACTTTAAATAGTCATACAAAAAAAGGAATTAAATTAAAGGGGAAATCGTTTCAAATCATCTTAACTAGTATCGTTATTTTATTTTTAGCGCTATTTTTATTTCTTCCTTTAGTTTCAATTTTTATAAAAGCATTGCAGGATGGCTTCGGAGTTTATAAAGAAACAATCGTAAATGATGAAACTTTAGCTGCAATTAAATTAACATTTATTGTAACGATTATTACCTTACCACTTAATGCAATATTTGGAGTTTCAATTGCTTGGGCTACAACGAAATTTAATTTTAAAGGGAAAAATTTATTGGTAACTTTAATTGAATTACCTTTTGCTGTGTCTCCAGTTGTTACGGGTTTTTTATTTGTACTTTTATTTAGTCCGAATAATGGGGTATTTGGTGGCTGGTTAAAAGAGCACAATTTAAAAGTCATTTTTTCAACCCCAGGAATTGTTTTAGCAACAATCTTTGTAACTCTTCCGTTTGTTGCGAAAGAATTAATTGCAGTTATGCAGGCTACTGGAAGTGCAGAAGAAGAGGCTGCGTTAACTTTAGGTGCTAACGGTTGGCATATTTTTTGGAAGGTGACACTCCCAAAAATTAAATGGGGACTTTTATATGGCATTATATTATGTAATGCAAGAGCGGTTGGAGAATTTGGAGCTGTATCAGTAGTTTCTGGACATATTCGCGGAGAAACGATTACGATGCCACTTCATATAGAAAATTTATATAATGAGTACCAATTTCCACAAGCCTATACAGTTGCGTCACTTATGTCTATTTTTGCGATTCTGACATTAGTGATAAAAAATATTATTGAATGGAAAGTACAGAAGGCAGAGAAACAATAG
- a CDS encoding metal ABC transporter permease yields the protein MMDFFHYDFLRNTLITGMIIGVMAPLLGVFVVFRRLSLISDALSHVTLSGVAASLLLEKYFFTSGFISPLFMGMTFSVAGAFLIEKLRSVYKHYQELAIPIILSGGMGLGVILISLANGFNTDLFSYLFGSVSAVSGQDLITVIIIAVFVVISIIVLYKELFLLSFDEEYAVASGINAKWIHYLFILLVALVVSISMRVVGVLLVSSLMTLPVASSIRISKGFKQTIFFSIMFGELSVVAGILLSYNLNLAPGGTIVILQILILILTLGWKKLRTSQR from the coding sequence ATGATGGATTTTTTTCATTATGATTTTTTAAGAAATACGCTAATCACGGGTATGATTATTGGAGTAATGGCCCCATTATTAGGTGTATTCGTTGTCTTTAGAAGATTATCATTAATTTCTGATGCTTTAAGTCACGTCACATTATCAGGCGTTGCAGCAAGTCTATTACTTGAAAAGTATTTCTTTACTTCAGGTTTTATTAGTCCTTTATTTATGGGGATGACATTTTCAGTTGCAGGAGCATTTTTAATCGAAAAATTAAGAAGTGTATATAAACATTATCAAGAGTTAGCAATTCCAATTATTCTTTCAGGTGGAATGGGATTAGGCGTTATTTTAATTTCATTAGCAAATGGCTTTAATACGGATCTTTTTAGTTATTTATTTGGTAGTGTCAGTGCTGTTTCTGGTCAAGATTTAATAACTGTCATAATTATTGCTGTATTTGTAGTAATATCTATCATAGTACTTTACAAAGAATTATTCCTTTTATCATTCGATGAGGAATATGCAGTTGCTTCTGGTATAAATGCAAAGTGGATCCATTATTTATTTATCCTATTAGTCGCTTTAGTAGTATCCATTTCAATGAGGGTTGTAGGTGTACTATTAGTCTCTTCTCTAATGACGTTACCGGTAGCATCAAGCATTCGAATTTCAAAAGGTTTTAAACAAACTATTTTCTTTTCAATTATGTTCGGAGAACTTTCAGTTGTTGCAGGTATTTTACTTTCTTATAATTTAAACCTAGCGCCTGGTGGTACGATTGTAATCCTGCAAATCCTTATTCTTATTTTAACTTTAGGTTGGAAGAAATTAAGAACAAGTCAAAGGTAG
- a CDS encoding YitT family protein — MNAITHRKLSNFKIIKRGFFITLGAALMAVCLKAFFIPTDIIDGGIVGISLILSHITSINLGIFLFLLNLPFVLVGYKQIGKTFAISTLFGITVLSVFTSLFKDIPHLTNDPLLAALFGGLGLGIGVGLVIRNGGSLDGTEIIGILLTKSSPFSIGEVVMAFNVFILGSAGFVFGWDNAMYSLIAYYVAFKTIDLTIEGFQDTKSVWIISDYDKEIGDALNARLGRGVTYFHGEGGFMGEDKKIIFTVISRLEEAKLKSIVEDYDENAFIAIGNIADVKGGKFKKKAIH, encoded by the coding sequence TTGAACGCAATTACACATCGTAAGCTTTCAAATTTTAAGATTATTAAACGGGGGTTTTTTATTACTTTAGGAGCTGCACTCATGGCAGTTTGCTTAAAAGCTTTCTTTATTCCAACTGATATCATTGATGGTGGAATCGTAGGTATCTCTTTGATCCTCTCCCATATTACTTCGATTAATCTCGGTATTTTTCTATTCTTATTAAATTTACCTTTTGTATTAGTAGGTTATAAGCAAATTGGTAAAACATTCGCAATTTCAACGTTATTTGGTATCACTGTACTCTCAGTATTTACCTCACTTTTTAAGGACATTCCTCATTTAACAAATGACCCATTATTAGCCGCATTATTTGGTGGACTAGGATTAGGAATTGGAGTAGGTTTAGTTATTCGTAATGGAGGTTCTCTTGATGGAACTGAAATTATAGGAATATTATTAACAAAATCATCACCTTTTTCAATTGGTGAAGTAGTTATGGCATTTAATGTATTTATTCTCGGAAGCGCAGGCTTTGTATTTGGATGGGATAATGCTATGTACTCATTAATTGCCTATTATGTAGCATTTAAAACGATTGATCTAACAATTGAAGGATTCCAAGATACTAAATCTGTATGGATTATAAGTGATTATGATAAAGAAATCGGCGATGCATTAAATGCCCGTTTAGGTCGAGGTGTTACGTATTTTCATGGTGAAGGCGGCTTTATGGGTGAAGATAAAAAAATTATCTTTACAGTTATCTCACGACTTGAAGAAGCAAAATTGAAATCAATTGTTGAAGATTATGATGAAAATGCCTTTATTGCAATTGGCAATATAGCAGATGTAAAAGGTGGAAAGTTTAAGAAGAAAGCCATTCACTAA
- a CDS encoding sulfate/molybdate ABC transporter ATP-binding protein codes for MSIKVSNVLKSYENESALKGIDLNIKKGELVALLGPSGSGKTTLLRIIAGLENPDDGEIFFEEQDVANLQVKERNVGFVFQHYALFQHMTVFDNIAFGLNVRPRATRPTKRKINEKVMELLNLVKLESFAKRFPSQLSGGQRQRVALARALAVEPSVLLLDEPFGALDAKVRKDLRRWLRKLHDEINVTSIFVTHDQEEALEVADRVVIMNGGTIEQIGTPEEVYHTPASPFVYDFLGKVNLFHGRINKGNLISGGLEIPLQEQVERDHKEVTGYVRPHQISIEKIETNQTSISAIITHIHTVGPIVYVEVLREDTNDYVEIELMNELFYDLNIQLGERVFVRPNELKVFIPQDYSI; via the coding sequence ATGTCAATTAAAGTTTCTAATGTATTAAAGAGTTATGAAAATGAGTCTGCTTTAAAAGGAATTGATTTAAATATAAAAAAAGGAGAATTAGTAGCACTATTAGGTCCTTCTGGTTCTGGAAAAACAACATTACTACGAATAATTGCTGGCTTAGAAAATCCAGATGATGGGGAAATATTCTTTGAGGAACAGGATGTAGCAAATTTACAAGTAAAGGAAAGGAATGTAGGGTTTGTTTTCCAGCACTATGCTTTATTTCAGCATATGACCGTTTTTGATAATATTGCATTTGGATTAAATGTAAGACCAAGAGCTACACGACCAACTAAGCGAAAAATTAATGAGAAAGTAATGGAGCTATTAAATTTAGTAAAATTAGAAAGCTTTGCCAAAAGATTTCCTTCGCAATTATCAGGTGGACAACGACAACGTGTCGCATTAGCTAGAGCTTTGGCTGTTGAACCGAGCGTATTATTATTAGATGAACCATTTGGAGCACTAGATGCAAAAGTAAGAAAGGATTTAAGAAGATGGTTACGTAAGCTTCATGACGAAATTAATGTTACAAGCATATTTGTAACACATGATCAAGAAGAAGCACTTGAAGTTGCCGACCGAGTGGTCATTATGAATGGGGGAACAATTGAGCAAATAGGTACCCCAGAAGAAGTTTATCATACACCTGCAAGTCCGTTTGTTTATGATTTTCTTGGAAAAGTAAACTTGTTCCATGGACGGATTAATAAAGGAAATTTAATAAGCGGTGGTCTAGAAATACCATTACAGGAGCAAGTGGAAAGAGATCATAAAGAAGTTACAGGTTATGTCCGGCCTCATCAAATATCAATCGAAAAAATTGAAACAAATCAAACATCAATAAGTGCAATCATTACTCATATTCATACAGTGGGGCCAATTGTATACGTCGAAGTCCTTCGAGAAGACACAAATGATTATGTCGAAATCGAATTAATGAACGAATTATTTTATGATTTAAATATTCAACTTGGAGAACGAGTATTTGTACGCCCTAATGAATTAAAGGTATTTATCCCTCAGGATTATTCGATTTAG